tgtccaatcgcagcacagagctcacagctagggagtttttttttctccctggctgtgagctctgtgctgcgattggacagcgctacagcctgggagaagggcaGACTCCAACTAGTATAACCAATTCAGCAAAAATACcgggggacatagcgggagaacagagTGGccccggaataatagtaagtgcagtgagatcccggggcgccgctctacacagcctgaaAATTACACAGCCTGTGTTCACATTTGCATCGGCCTACATCTCAAATATCAGACAAAAACGTGAGACATAGTCTCATTAGTGGTTATCTCATCAGAGATATAGCAATATTTCTTTGTACActcaaaatcccccccccccccccccaaaaaaaaaaaatggtggcacTGCAAACACCCCAAAATGTAATTTAAATTAGATACTAATTAGGTGCAATGGAAACGCCACAAAAAGTTTAAATAACTTGAACCAATAAATTATGAACATTTCTGACCCATtttaattaaagggtttgtccaggttttggagaacccctgcaccacttagACAAGTGATTGGTTGCAGCCGGGTAAATAACTCTCGACTGGAAAAACCAGAGAGGTGATGAGAGCTTTGCCAGGTAAATACTTATCAGTTCTTTATTGCAGGTTGGTCCTGAGGGTTGTCTGGTTTTCTCCAGAAATTGGACAACCACATTTATAACCAATAttcatttttacaaagaaaataTTTCTGTTCATTGTATTGTTCTTGCCATCAATTTTGGCAAAATTATCCTGAAGTATGCATCCTGGCCACCACGAACAGAGTGCTCCCCTGTATTTTCCAAGTTGACTTTGGGTCTCCTCCCTGCCAATTTAGGTGCAATTGTAGAACATAATATAGTGTTCCTAGCCTAGTTTCTCAGTTGCACAGCTGTGCAGGGGAGTAGCTATAGAGGTTGCAGAGATAACAGTGCCTGAGAGGGCTGAAAGGTCACCCTACCACATGAAGAAGACATCATTATCATAACTGGCATAGGGTAGCTCTAGGACCTTGTTATGGATTTTGAATAAGTGCACAGGAGATTCAAGTTACACATCTAAATAAGTGCAGAATGAAAGTCTCAAATTAATTCAGATATGtatttgaagggaacctgtcacctggattttgggtatagagctgaggacatgggctgctagatcggcgctagcacatctgcaatatccagtccccataactctctgtgcttttattgtgtcaaaaaatgattttatatatttgtaaatgaaccttagatgagtcctgtctcctccatgcttctgttaaagatgtgtgaattttattctatattttgtatctctaggactgtaatgagttaactttttcttcttcaagtgcctcccacccccctctttgtttcaagactggagaagagaggggggtaaagagctgtgctgtgggaagtgtctgttttctcatctttgtacaggtgtcccaagggAGGTGTCTAGACTGTGGAGGAATGCAGAAGCCAAtcatatgacttgatgatatgtatatattattcactgcctatagagaagcacctccttgaagtgtcacatatgacgtatgcagtattattgttagaatggaCGCCATTAGAACATGGCGTCTacttagatgtttacattagttcacattccaaagtggtacgcACTGCGCAGATGTtggagtgttatctctgtttctcttatctctttcccctttttgaccaatgaaacaatgtttaagactcagagaggactgccctcttctgaagatgaatATAACGTTTACTCTTTGTAATAAAAgagagagattgctttgaccagcttctgtgtcagtgtccagtctctcaaccacgcgtggatattaaccccttgggGGTACATTggtttggagcaccagagtgcatctcaaatgctctaatttagggcAACTTTAAcacttcagagatgagtccagcattctctgactctgagcccagccatgcccactgtgaagaagcccagcaccgccccgcatcctccgaatctcctccctgCTTCCtgatgtcacaaagctagagcgccgtaatctcgcgatatgCGATCTAGCACATGCGCAGttagttccctgaggctgatgccagcacagggaacgaacactatgccgacactgcgcatgcgctagctcacgcattgtgagattacggcgctctaactttgtgacgtcggggagaaaggaggagatttggagtaTGCAGGGCGGTGCTGGACAGTGGGTGTGGTTGGGCTCCAGAAACGTTAGTAGcctaatttacatatatataaaattgtgtttttttttacacgataaaaacacagagagctatggggaatggatattgcggatgtgctagcagcaatCTAGCagtccatgtcctcagctcaatacctaaaatccaggtgacaggttccctttaaagtcaatAATCAGACTCTCTCCAACCCTAGGAAACGCATACTCTTGTGCTCATTGTCACCCCCCCGCTGAGTAATGAACTTTTGTATAGAAGAACAGTGGGTGATGTCTCTTCTAAGCATAATTCTTTCTCATAAAGATGGTTGTCAACTCCATAGAACCAGTGGTCTGACAAACTACATTAAATATCTTTACCTGCATTATGACCCATGAACCCAAGTGAATCCCATAACTCATAGTTACTTATTAGGATTCCCTATTACAACATCACCCAACCTACATTACCAGGTTTGTATTCCAATTTCTAATGTGACTCTCAACCTACTGTATATCACCTTATTTTGGTAATTCCTTACTTGAATTTCATTAATATTGTATGACTTATCTTGATTTTAGAAATGGATACTGTTAATCGGGTACAGACCTACAAAAAAAGACGGGACTCAACCTTAGCAGAAAAGGTGAAGATTCTAGAACTTCTACAACAACCTAAAGCATCTCAGTCATCAGTGGCTAGGAACATGGGACTTTCACAGTCAACAATTAGCAGAGTGatgaaaaaaagagaagaaattCTAGAACGTTGGAACCATAATGAGAACCCAGGTCGTAAACGTAATAGACCATTTAAACATGCCAAGGTCGATGAGGCTCTTCTAGAGTGGCTACTCTTTGCCAAGGCCAATAAACTGCCCATTTCTGGACCTATACTCATGAGACAGGCTGAAGCAATTGCAAAGGAAATTGGATGCCCACAGTTTAAACCATCAAATGGATGGTTATGGAGGTGGAAAGAAAGGTACCGACTTTTCTATAGAGCAGAAGTCTTACCAGGggaaaggaggtttgggagtgtagGACAAGGTAAGTATGTAAAACTCCTACCCACACAGATGGTGAGAATGGAACTAAACAGTGGAACAGATGAAAGAATTACTGGAAGTCAGTTCAGCTCTAGTGGACGGATTCAAGGAGAAAGGCATGGCCATATGATGTCAATGCTCTGTAGCCAAGCTACTCCAGTAGATGTTTTAAGTAGATCTGCATTACTTGCACGAATTGCTAAAGATTACCCTTTACAAGACATTTTCTGTGCCGTAGGGTCTCCATTTTATTTTAGAATATTGGAAAAGCAAGGGATGAATGCTGAGCCAAAGGAAACAGTCtgcatttggttctgctgcaaCATAAATGGGACAGAAAGACTTAAATTACTAGTTACTCACAACCTTTCTTCAAGATCTCTTGGAACTCACTGCCTTTCTCCAGTGTCCCTTAAAGCTAGTAATAATGGCCATATGACTGACAGTTTGCTCGTAGAGTGGCTTCTCAACTGGGATGCAAAACTTGATAGACTAGAAAGAAAAATTCTTCTGGCCTTTACAGCACATAATACTGGACCAAAAGTGAAACTTAGAAATATCTCATTATGTATTTTTCCCAAAGAACATGCTTCATCAAATCATCGCTTTGGTGAAGAGCTGGTCAGCGAATTCAGTATTATCTACAGAGAACTTCTTCTAGAGAGACTCCAAGAAGATACTACAATTGATGGAAAGACCGAGGTATCTCTGCTCCATAAAATGTGCGAGTTATCACTTGTGGAAGCTAGTTACACCATGAATAAAGCATGGCTAAGAGTAACACCTCATACTATAAAGTCCTGTTTTCAAAAACTGGAAGGGATCCGAATTCTTTGCTCTGCTACGCATGATCCATCAGAGGCTAGATCCCATGAAGATATATCATTCCCCATTTTACAAGAAACCAACAGTAATTCTGAAAATTACACATCACTAACAACGGGTTGTGTCTCTTACCGAACACTCACAATTAAGGAAGAGAATGATGAAAGCCTTGGATTCGAAACCACATATAAAAAACCACCATATCCAAATGAAAAAGTAAAAGCTGACTTTTCATCCAACGAGGATCAGGCCTCATACAGTGGTTTAGAGTCATATCCAAAACTATCTGCCATCGACGAAATATCTACAGTTGTGGTTAAGTCTGAAGAATCAAGACCATGTGTGAGTGTTGAGGAAATCAAAGAAGCTTGTGATTTAATCCAGCGGTTTTTGTGCAATGAAAACCAAGATATGAGTATTTTCTGTGCACTGCAAAGTCAGATCGAGAGATGTCTGGCTAATCCAACTATGACAAAATCTTGTAAATAATGGGTTGCCTATGATACTACTACATTATGTAATGGGACACAGGTGGCGTCTACTCTTCTTTTAAGCTCAGGCCTGGTGGACATTTGAGTCTATAATTTAGTGGAAAAAgtaaactttaaaaaataaaataaaaaacataactcTTAAAGTGGTCTGCATGGACTATATATAGAAAATATGTGGCAAGGCAAACAGGACACAGCAGGGCCTTCTTTTTTAAGCTGCAGCTTAACAATGTGTTTCAtccaaaacttaaaaaaaaaaaaaaattggtgcccTTTTCATTAGCATAGTAGTTTGGTACTTACTAAACAAGAATTCTTCCTTAGGAGACCATCCACGAAATGTTGAGTATTCTTCCTATATGAGCCTAGATATTCTCTCTATTGCAAGCTACTATTGCTATTTACCTTGTATGGATGGATCACATACAGATAAAAAGTAGTTTTACTTAGATCCAGAGCAGATACCTTTTCACCTTAAAAGATCCTTCTATTATAACTATAACTAACCTGGTGTCCAGATGACAGCACCATTCTGCTCCACGTACAGATTTATTTCAAAACAGAAAGACAGATTCCTCCTCCACTCTGTGTTGGCACGTAACACCAGTGATGTGCTTGAAGGGGACTGGCTGGGTTGCTCAGTGCATTAGCTAAACCAGACCCCTTCTCCTTCGCGTCTGATGAAAAGGCAGAGAGGGTGACTGGCTTAGCTAATGAACTGAGACACAGTCAGACCCCTTAAAGCTCTATTAGGGGATTAAAGCCCCTTTTCTTTGCCAAAGCGAATACAGAATTGGAACGAACCAGCATTGAAATTAGGACACCTGTAGAACTACAcctttaaagtgaatctgtcaccaTACCATGCTCTCCTGTTTAAGGAGAATTTGTCAGCTCCAAAAGATCCACCAGACTAGAGTAcgcagtgtatagtgtaagtgatgctGAGTCTTGTTATGTAATTCTTATCTTCATACTCGCATTCTGATGCTGTTTTTCCATAAAATGCATTAAGACTCATTTTTGAGTCCTTTACATTATGTGCATGAACACAGGAGTCCTCTTGTTGCATCTTACTGGTGGCTTGtcggagcaaagtgtcagaatgcATGTGAGTATAAGGATAGGCATCACTTACAATATTCaccgcttactctagtttgggtgGTGTTTCGggggctgacagattccctttaagggcagTATACTATAATGACAGGGTCACACTATTAAGCCATTTGGCTAATAGAAAACAGGGAACGTTTTAGACTTATAACTATGAGGGGAGGTGCTCCTCTCATAA
This window of the Bufo bufo chromosome 6, aBufBuf1.1, whole genome shotgun sequence genome carries:
- the LOC121003761 gene encoding tigger transposable element-derived protein 3-like — protein: MDTVNRVQTYKKRRDSTLAEKVKILELLQQPKASQSSVARNMGLSQSTISRVMKKREEILERWNHNENPGRKRNRPFKHAKVDEALLEWLLFAKANKLPISGPILMRQAEAIAKEIGCPQFKPSNGWLWRWKERYRLFYRAEVLPGERRFGSVGQGKYVKLLPTQMVRMELNSGTDERITGSQFSSSGRIQGERHGHMMSMLCSQATPVDVLSRSALLARIAKDYPLQDIFCAVGSPFYFRILEKQGMNAEPKETVCIWFCCNINGTERLKLLVTHNLSSRSLGTHCLSPVSLKASNNGHMTDSLLVEWLLNWDAKLDRLERKILLAFTAHNTGPKVKLRNISLCIFPKEHASSNHRFGEELVSEFSIIYRELLLERLQEDTTIDGKTEVSLLHKMCELSLVEASYTMNKAWLRVTPHTIKSCFQKLEGIRILCSATHDPSEARSHEDISFPILQETNSNSENYTSLTTGCVSYRTLTIKEENDESLGFETTYKKPPYPNEKVKADFSSNEDQASYSGLESYPKLSAIDEISTVVVKSEESRPCVSVEEIKEACDLIQRFLCNENQDMSIFCALQSQIERCLANPTMTKSCK